From the Primulina tabacum isolate GXHZ01 chromosome 15, ASM2559414v2, whole genome shotgun sequence genome, one window contains:
- the LOC142525887 gene encoding agamous-like MADS-box protein AGL18, translating into MEKLKQKEDQHVLGRNLDSMSREDLQELEQQLNEGLLCIKDRKEAILVQKLQKSRDNELQSMQENVTLRQKVENLERLCAPISYQQPILLEYQLKGQSNFELGQGVASPQLACDTSTGDADLVDTTLQLGPSTSKVCGKRKTPCEERRSNADTFLSI; encoded by the exons ATGGAAAAGCTCAAACAAAAGGAGGACCA GCATGTGTTGGGGAGGAATCTCGATAGCATGAGTCGCGAAGATTTGCAAGAACTCGAACAACAACTAAACGAAGGGTTATTGTGCATTAAGGATAGGAAG GAGGCAATATTGGTCCAGAAACTTCAAAAATCAAGGGATAAT gAGCTACAATCCATGCAGGAGAATGTGACTTTACGCCAAAAG GTTGAAAACCTTGAAAGGCTTTGTGCCCCGATCAGCTATCAACAACCAATTCTTCTCGAGTACCAGTTGAAGGGGCAGAGCAACTTCGAGCTCGGACAAGGCGTTGCCAGTCCCCAACTAGCTTGCGATACTAGCACTGGAGATGCAGACTTAGTGGACACCACCCTGCAATTGGG GCCTTCAACTTCCAAGGTTTGTGGAAAAAGGAAAACTCCATGCGAGGAAAGAAGAAGCAATGCCGATACTTTTCTTTCGATATAG